The window ACTTTGGCCAATCCCTCGCTGTCTATCTGTGTAACGTTTTGCAGGAATAGACTTAGAATTCCCTGAGATTTCCAGAGTTCGGTATCGTAAGTTGGCTCCCAGGAACCGTAGCCGGTGTGCGTCAGGTCGATGACCTCCCACTCGTTTTTTGTAAGGTCGCCGTTCATCGCGACGGACACACGATTACCTCTTTCCGCGTCTCTGAAAATAATATAGGCTTTGATATCCGCCTTCTTTCCGGAGACGACGATCTGAGGACGGGAGATGGGAATCTGCTTGGTGCCGGCGCCGCTCAGGCTGAACGGTGTCTCCCGGAACCCGGTGTTCTGATGCTCCCAGCGATTGTTCCGGCGGTAGACCAACTGAAATTGTGGGACGGAATCACCTTGCGCACGCCAATAACTGGCGATATATGGATTTCCTGCGGCATCCGTAGTCATAGAGGTCTGATTAATGAGTTCGCTCTGCTGCGGAATTTTGAGCGCATATTCGGCAGTTGAAGCAGTAATGGGGAGAGCATATTCTTTACCGGTCGAACGCATCCAGGTAACGCCACCATCCGTCGATTTCGCATAGCAGAGATCGTGATTGCTGGCTACGTCCGGGCTTTCGCGCCAGACCCAGGAGATATGAATCGCACCCTGCGCGCCCACACACACCTGCCAATAAGCGTTTCGTTCGCTCTCACCGCTGATCAGGTTGTCTTGGATTTGCGTCCACTCTTGAGTTTCTACATCGTATTTATTGATGACCAGATTTCCACGACCCGATTCACCATCCCGGTAAAAGAAAAGCAAATCACCATCCGGCAGCCGGTAAAACTCCGGATAAGACACCCTGGACTCGGCCTTTCCAGTCATGGCCAATTCGTCCGACATCTCCAGCGAACCGGGACTTTCACTCCGACAATATCGCAGTGGTGTATTATGGTGATCCCACGCCATATGGAGGTAACCGTCGCCGTCCACCATCATACTGATGGAATTGTGCGCATCCTCGGCGTTTCCCAAGTATCGGGTTTTCCGAAGCGTCCACTCGTCCGTACCGACCTTTCTCTTGCCAAGGATGACATTCTCCGCAGAATCGTAGTAAGCGATAAATTGGGTCCTATGATGCGTCACCAGCGAATTCTTCCTGAAAATCACGGCGTTGACGGAGTTCTTCGCCCAGCCATCGCCAACGGCGGAAATCCGGGGAGTCGCATCAATCTGTTTTGATTGATTGCAGCCGACGGTGCCCAGGAAAAGAGCAAAACCCACCGCGAGGATGAGATGTTGTGCCTTCATCAATAAAGTGCTGCGTATGAAACGAAAATCAGTCAATGGATTTTGGCCGTGTGAGGGTTAAATGAATTGAGGAAAGTTTAACATTTGCGGGAGAACATTCCCAGTGAAAATGGGGGGTTACAGTCGTCCCTGGCGGGACTTTGGTTTATTAATGTCCGGTGTCCCACCACTGACGTGGCGGGCTAAATGCAATCGTCCCTCCGGGACTCTTTGGTCAAGATAGCCATGGGTTATCCGTCCCGAACGGGACGGATCGCTTTCAGCCCCGGGCGCTAGCCCGGGGAATAATGGTACCATAAACAAGAAAGTCCCGCCAGGGACGACTGAATGATTGGAAAGAATACAAAATTCCCCGTTGGCAAATCCATGCGTAGCAGTTAGATTCGGATAAAACAATAGCACACTGATCCCGGCAAGCCGGGATTCGCTGAAACGGCACGGATTACCGCAAATTAAGATGATATGTTTTTATCTTCGGTTATCTGCCGAATCTGCGTCATCAGCGTGCTATCCTCTAAATTATGATTAAAAAAATCGATCATATCGCTATTGCCTCCAATGATATTGAAGGTGCCAAACGCATGTTCAATGAGCTGCTGGGTATCGATATCGAACCCCGGGAGACGGTGGAGGAGCAGGGAATTACCACCGATATCTACGATCCCGGTGAGACGAAGCTGGAGGTGATGGAGCCAACGGATCCGGACTCTCCCGTGGGGAAATTCCTTGAGAAGAAGGGTGAGGGAATTCACCACATCTGCTTTGAGGTAACTGATATCGAAGAGATGCTACAATCCCTGAAAGACGCCGGAATCGAACTCATCAACGAGGAACCAACTCTCGGCGCCGGAGGGAACAAGATCGCGTTTCTGCATCCGAAAAGCACGCACGGGGTGTTGATTGAACTCAGTGAACCAGCCGACCGCTCATGACATCTTTGGAACAATTGTTTAAGCAGTGAATTTTTATATCTGATGCCTGAACCGACGGAACATATCGAATCGCTACTGATAAACGCGCCCAAGTCGCCTGGCGTATACCTTTTTAAGGACAAGAAGGACGTCATCCTGTACATCGGGAAGGCCAAGGTGTTACGGAACCGGGTGCGCTCGTACTTTCGCGGGAAGGCTGACAAGCGCGACCCGAAGACCCAGACCATGGTGAACCAGATCCGGGATATCGACTTTATTGTCACCGATTCCGAGGTTGAATCGCTGCTCCTGGAAGCGAACCTGGTCAAAGAGCACCGTCCGAGGTACAACGTACGGCTGAAGGACGACAAGTCGTACCCGTACGTCCGGATCACTGACGAGCCGTATCCGCGGGTGTTTATCACCAGGGATGTGATCAAAGATGGCTCCAAGTATTACGGGCCGTACACGGACGTCACCTCGCTGCGCTCCACCATGCGGGTGGTGAAGAAGATCTTTCCCATCCGGAGTTGCCGATATCACATAGACCAGGAAACCATCGAGCAGAACAAGGTGTCCGTCTGCCTGGATTACCATATCAAGAAGTGCGAAGGGCCGTGCGAGGGACTGGTGAGCAAGGAGCACTATAACGCGATGATCGACAAGGTCATCGACTTTCTGAACGGCCGCACTGATGAGGTGGTGGAATACCTGGAAACCAAGATGAACCAGGCAGCAGATGAGTTTGAATATGAAGAGGCAGCCCGGGTCAGAGACCAAATCAATGCGGTGAAGAATTACGCCAAGAAACAGCGGGTGGAAACCGGCGATTTTGAAGATAGGGACGTGCTGGCCATGGCGGCGGAGGATGATGACTGCGCCGTGGTCGTTCTGCGACTCCGGAACGGCAAGCTCATCGGACGGGAGCACTTTTATCTATCCGGCGTGGAAAATAAAGAAGAGTCGGCCATCCTTGAGGATTTCGTGAAGCAGTACTACATGAAGGTGGACTTCGTCCCCAGGGAAATCCTGTTTCCGGTGCTCCCGGAAAATCAGGAACCGCTGGAGACGTGGCTCTCGGAGCGTTCGGATCTACGGGTCTACTTCAAGGAACCCAAGATTGGCGATAAGAAGAAGCTCCAGGGACTGGCGGAGAAGAACGCCAAACTGCTGCTGGGCGAGTTGACCCTCCAGAAGAAGAAAAAGGCCGAGTACATCCCCAAGACCGTCTCGACCCTGCAGGAAGAACTCCAGATGGAAGCGCCGCCACGTCGCATCGAGGCGTTCGACATTTCACATATCGGTGGAACGAATATCGTAGCGTCCATGGTTACCTTCATCGACGGCCAGCCGCGGAAAGGGGAGTATCGGCGGTTCAAGATTAAGACCGTGAAAGGCAACGACGACTTCGCCAGCATGCGGGAGGTTATCAACAGGCGGTACAGCCGCGTGCTGGAGGAAAAACTTCCGGTACCAGACTTGGTTTTAATCGACGGTGGCAAAGGACAGCTGAATATCGCGGTGGAGACATTAAACGAGTTGGAATTTCCTCCGGTGACGGTCATCGGTTTGGCCAAGCGGCTGGAGGAGGTCTACATCCCACAGCACTCGGAACCGCTGTTTATCGCCAAGAGCTCGCCGGGACTCATTTTACTGCAACGCATCCGGGACGAGGCACACCGGTTTGCGGTGGCGTATCACCGGAAACTCCGAGGCAAGACTATGGTGGTCTCGGATCTGGATAACATCGAAGGCGTGGGCAAGATCCGTAAGGAGCGCCTGATGAAGCGGTTCCGGAGCGTGAAGAAGCTGAAGGAAGCCACCATCAAGGAGATCGAGGAAGTGCAGGGCATCTCCGAATCGCTGGCGGTGAAGATCAAGGAGCAGCTCACCGGCGAGGAGATTGTACACCAGGAGTGAAGCAGTAAAGGCAACAACAGTGTTCCGGTGTTCGGGTGTTCAGGTTGTCCTGATTCTTAATCTTACTCTGATTTTTGTTAGTGGTTCGTTGTAAGTTGTATTATCTATATGAATCAATTACAGGGTGGGACTTTTTTCGTGTACGCCGTGGTGGAGAAGGGAGTAAGCAGAATGGCAAAAAGATCTTGAACCTTGGGAGGGCGTTACATGAATAGCCCCGGGATTTATCCCGGGGATCGAATATTTCGAATAATGGAAGAGTCCCGCAAGGGACGAATGAAAATATTGATAAATACCGGCCGTCCCTGCCGGGACTTGTGGAATGCTTGTAATTCCTGTGCCCACCAATAAATTGGTGGACTGACTGCAGCCGCCCCTGACGGGGCTATTTGGTGGGCGTCATATTGGCATTCTAAAACCCCTTTCCCATTCCTCTCTCTTCTCCGATCGGATAAAATCTTTAATTTGTAAATCCCATTAAATGGAGACAAATAAAATTATAACTACTAACAACGAACCACGAACCACTAACAAAGATCAACAGCGGCTAAAGCCGCGACTACTAACTGGTCAAATAAAACCCGGTTTTTATTCCTGGATAGTATGGTGATTTGTTATCTATTGTGAGAAAAACATAATATCTGCCGAATTCCGTTTACTGACACAACTCACCCACTTGTTCTCCCTCTCTTCGAAGAGGTAGGAGACAGCTCCGGGAGGAGTCTCTGTTGAGAGGGATGGAATTGTGTTTATGGGAGATAATAAATGTTGGATTTAGCAATTTTGTTAGATATGTGTGGTTTGTGGTCGGTTGAATTAATTGGGCTACTTACTTTAGTCATTATTGGGACTTTAAATCCCCGGGTTAAAACCCGGGGCTATTCATGTACCGTCTAGCCGGAATTTAAAATTATTTAATAATTCAACATCTCAAATTGGATTAAAATCCAACGATAAATTTATAAGAACTGAATCTGTCCGGTAAACTACCAACAACGAACCACGAACAAAGATCAAAAGCGGCTAAAGCCGCGACTACTAACTGGATTCCTCTAACACGCCTTCCAACTTGAACACTCGAACACCCGAACACTCTCACACTGTCTTTAATCTTGCACAACTCCCGTCCTACAGGTACTTTTTTCCTATGATTGTTGAAATTACTATTACAGGAAATTATTGAATTATGGATGTCATTGACCTGGCACGCGACTTTATCAGAATCGAATCTATCTCGGAGAACGAGGCGCCGTTTGCCGGGTATCTGCAATCGTTCTTCGACGGACACGGATGGGAGACGGAGCGCACTCAAATAACCGACGATCGCTGGAATCTCTTAACGAAGCCATCTAGAGATGCCGAGCCGGAAATATACTTCTGCTCCCATCTGGATACGGTGGCGCCGTTCGTTGAGTTCTCCGAGGATGACGACTACCTCTACGGCCGGGGTGCGTGCGATACCAAGGGCGTCATTGCTGCCATGATTGGGGCGGCGTTTCAGCTGGTACATTCCGGTACGGACAATATCGGATTCCTGTTTACCGTAGGGGAAGAAATCGACAGCATAGGCGCGAAGGTGGAGAATGAAAATCCGCCGGACGGGGTGGAGTATTTGATTGTTGGCGAACCGACCGAAAATCGGCTGGTTGCTGGACAAAAGGGCATTTATATCGTTGAAATTACCGCGGAGGGGAAGTCCGCACACTCTGCCTACCCGGAACTTGGTGATTCTGCGGTGGAGAAATTGCTGAATATCCTTGAACGATTGCGTGAAACAACATTGCCTTCCCATCCGGAATTAGGCGACACCACGGTCAATATCAGCAATTTGTACGGAGGCGACCGGTACAACGTCATCCCCAACGAGGCCGGGGCATCGCTGCTGTTTCGGGTTTCAACATCTTTGGCGAATGTGAAGACGATTGTCCGAAACGCGGTGAATGGTGAGGGCACGGTCAAAGAGATCAGCCAGTGCGAGCCCCAGCAGATGATGAATATTCCGGGCTACGAAAACGAAATCGTCGCCTTCAGCACGGACATCCCGTTCCTCGGGAACTGGGGGACGCCGCTGCTCCTGGGGCCTGGGTCTATCCACGATGCGCACACCCAAGAGGAGAAAATCGAAAAATCGGAGATCCTGGAGGCGGTGGAGAAGTATATGGATATTGTTGAGTATTTGAATGACCACATGGAATCTTAAATGACGTTATTTCATGGGCGATACGATTCAATAGTTATGAAGAGCATTGTAGAAACACGCCATGGCGTGTCTCTACCAGTGACAAACCGGTCGAATTTTTCCTTGATTTATTGTTTTTACACACGCTGCATGGCGTGTCTCTACTAAACGTGCTGATTTACACACCTATTATTCCTCTGCAATTATGATTTTTTATTACAATCGAGCAAAAGTCGGGATTCTCATTTTTATACTTTGTTTAGCTTCTTCTATATATGCCCAAAATAACGACCGCGACCACTCCACCTCTCTCGTATTCCCAACTAAATCCCACGCGCCACTCCGGAAAGCCACCGGGACGCACCTCTTTTTTGCGGTGGGGACAGCCACGTCGGTGGACAATCCACAAGGAGTAGCGCTCACGAAATTACGCGGTCAAGACGATCCGGACACGGAGGATGATGACGACGAACTCTCCGTCTACGGTGTGAATGCCGGGAAAAATGAAATTATTTATAACACGTCGCTCCTGAATATCGAGATCTATCGCGGGGAGCCCGGAACTCCGGAATCGCTCCAGAATCCCCGGGGTATTGCGTGCAACGCCAGCGGTGACGTTTACGTGGCAGACAAAGATAACGGCCGGATCGCCCATCTGTTCAACGAGGAGGGAAAAAATCTCGTTTATCGCTCCGATTCCCGGCCAAATGCAGAAAACTTTCGTCCGTTCGACGTTACGCTTGCTTCCGGAGGAGACCTGTTCGTCAGTGATAGCGCCGGATCGAAAATCTGGACCTGGGACAGCTCTACCCATCATTGGAAAGTGCTTATTGACAGTATTGATACGCCGCTTGGGATTGTGTCGTACGACCGGAACGACGAGTGGACGCGCTATAAACAGTCCCGGCTGGGCATCATCTGTGAAAACGGGAAAAAAGTGGTTATAACTGATTTTGAAGGTCGTAAATTATCGGGCTATAAACCGGAAGAAAAAAACGCGGCGCTTCGTTATATTGCTACCGATTATTACAACAATTATTATCTCACGGACGCGGCAAACGGGAGAATTATCAAAATCGACCGCCACGGCAAATTGATCGACACCATCGGAAGCGAGGGGAAAGGGGATTACCAGTTTCAGCATCCCCAGGGGATTGCCGTCTGGAAGCGCTTCGGACAGGTCTGTGTTGCCGAATCCTACGCCGCACAATACTACCTCATCGGAACCGATATTCTGGCCACCGATCTTTCCAGAAATGGGGAGACGCTCCGGCTCTCATTTGAGCTGACCGAGCGAGCGGATGTCACTATCACCGTCATGCAGCCGGGGAAGTCGGAGGTCGATACATTGGTGGATGACCGACGCGTGCCCCAGGGCGGATTTACCCATCGCTGGGAAATACCAGAGAATGCCAGAGAAGGGGAATACGTGTTCAGGATTTCTGCGGTGCCGAGCTATTCGTCGACCAAATTTTTTCGGGCGAATCGGGTGATTCGCCGGGATTTTAAGCATAATTAACCGAACCATCAGATTACGAGGATACGCATGAGTGAACCGGAAGTAACACTGGAATTAGCGAAGGAACACGGCCTTTCCCAGGAGGAGTACGAGAAGATACTGGAGATACTCGGCCGGACGCCGAACTATACCGAATTGGGCATTTTTTCGGTGATGTGGAGCGAGCATTGCAGTTACAAGAATTCGATTGCCCTGATTAAGCAGCTGCCCAGCGAAGGTGAGGACATTCTGGCCGGAGCCGGCGAGGAGAATGCCGGGTTGGTCGATATCGGAAACGGATTGGCCGTCTCATTCAAGATTGAGAGCCACAATCATCCGTCCGCCATCGAGCCGTACCAGGGGGCGGCCACCGGCGTTGGCGGGATCCTGCGGGACGTCTTCTCCATGGGAGCCCGGCCAATCGCCTCCATGAATTCGCTACGATTCGGCCCGTTAACAGAGGAGCGGAATAGATACCTGTTCAAGAATGTCGTAAAAGGCATCGGCGACTACGGGAATTCGGTCGGTGTCCCCACCGTGGGCGGGGAAGTAGTCTTCGACGAGCACTACTCCGGTAATCCGCTGGTGAACGCCATGACCGTCGGAATCGTTCAGACGGAGTAC is drawn from Candidatus Neomarinimicrobiota bacterium and contains these coding sequences:
- the uvrC gene encoding excinuclease ABC subunit UvrC — translated: MPEPTEHIESLLINAPKSPGVYLFKDKKDVILYIGKAKVLRNRVRSYFRGKADKRDPKTQTMVNQIRDIDFIVTDSEVESLLLEANLVKEHRPRYNVRLKDDKSYPYVRITDEPYPRVFITRDVIKDGSKYYGPYTDVTSLRSTMRVVKKIFPIRSCRYHIDQETIEQNKVSVCLDYHIKKCEGPCEGLVSKEHYNAMIDKVIDFLNGRTDEVVEYLETKMNQAADEFEYEEAARVRDQINAVKNYAKKQRVETGDFEDRDVLAMAAEDDDCAVVVLRLRNGKLIGREHFYLSGVENKEESAILEDFVKQYYMKVDFVPREILFPVLPENQEPLETWLSERSDLRVYFKEPKIGDKKKLQGLAEKNAKLLLGELTLQKKKKAEYIPKTVSTLQEELQMEAPPRRIEAFDISHIGGTNIVASMVTFIDGQPRKGEYRRFKIKTVKGNDDFASMREVINRRYSRVLEEKLPVPDLVLIDGGKGQLNIAVETLNELEFPPVTVIGLAKRLEEVYIPQHSEPLFIAKSSPGLILLQRIRDEAHRFAVAYHRKLRGKTMVVSDLDNIEGVGKIRKERLMKRFRSVKKLKEATIKEIEEVQGISESLAVKIKEQLTGEEIVHQE
- a CDS encoding M20/M25/M40 family metallo-hydrolase produces the protein MDVIDLARDFIRIESISENEAPFAGYLQSFFDGHGWETERTQITDDRWNLLTKPSRDAEPEIYFCSHLDTVAPFVEFSEDDDYLYGRGACDTKGVIAAMIGAAFQLVHSGTDNIGFLFTVGEEIDSIGAKVENENPPDGVEYLIVGEPTENRLVAGQKGIYIVEITAEGKSAHSAYPELGDSAVEKLLNILERLRETTLPSHPELGDTTVNISNLYGGDRYNVIPNEAGASLLFRVSTSLANVKTIVRNAVNGEGTVKEISQCEPQQMMNIPGYENEIVAFSTDIPFLGNWGTPLLLGPGSIHDAHTQEEKIEKSEILEAVEKYMDIVEYLNDHMES
- the mce gene encoding methylmalonyl-CoA epimerase → MIKKIDHIAIASNDIEGAKRMFNELLGIDIEPRETVEEQGITTDIYDPGETKLEVMEPTDPDSPVGKFLEKKGEGIHHICFEVTDIEEMLQSLKDAGIELINEEPTLGAGGNKIAFLHPKSTHGVLIELSEPADRS
- a CDS encoding BNR repeat-containing protein, which translates into the protein MKAQHLILAVGFALFLGTVGCNQSKQIDATPRISAVGDGWAKNSVNAVIFRKNSLVTHHRTQFIAYYDSAENVILGKRKVGTDEWTLRKTRYLGNAEDAHNSISMMVDGDGYLHMAWDHHNTPLRYCRSESPGSLEMSDELAMTGKAESRVSYPEFYRLPDGDLLFFYRDGESGRGNLVINKYDVETQEWTQIQDNLISGESERNAYWQVCVGAQGAIHISWVWRESPDVASNHDLCYAKSTDGGVTWMRSTGKEYALPITASTAEYALKIPQQSELINQTSMTTDAAGNPYIASYWRAQGDSVPQFQLVYRRNNRWEHQNTGFRETPFSLSGAGTKQIPISRPQIVVSGKKADIKAYIIFRDAERGNRVSVAMNGDLTKNEWEVIDLTHTGYGSWEPTYDTELWKSQGILSLFLQNVTQIDSEGLAKVSAQPVKVLDWRVE